A single Anopheles funestus chromosome 2RL, idAnoFuneDA-416_04, whole genome shotgun sequence DNA region contains:
- the LOC125763381 gene encoding apoptosis-resistant E3 ubiquitin protein ligase 1 isoform X1: MLVRCIKILVAVVLSLTFTISLSKLVLCIWNGWFNADAADYEIFASYPGAGRLGPSTTTTTSSSYAGGSRQRHTPTIVDEWLDHNQLGKYKQLFRDRGISTLSSCGDPERLPELPPGDEQRLQRAALNLQQKLILREWLKEHRLQHHYSRLVAIEVTALEDVYWLEDSRASQILGKDWPIWSSARQKLPTSKANLEALKADLWSTVVKSSQHQDAWTWGGMLVVSVSVAGLVTLAAMTQPSLAPEARHSLLQYVTGKYLLPANCKVHWDWADPARVGGTMCFTVRFHQRNGQAYPICDTDQFFVEVTEGTRKIVTISELGSPTDPNNANIAKVKFTVRTAGQYKISVLIGSSHIAGSPFVKTFAPGPMDARRSRLIRPASTVVCCAGAPTFLHIEPRDEHGNTCQFETDCDPIKGYSIDIFDLYGNHSDKFGSAVSFSYDKVNARISLTALFPEPVCLRAVVSYEAHPIPNGDFDIIVLSSSDTTLVHKNIASRKHNICYEAKLFSIYGQQRWTKPRKVLCYVGPKQVTIKEMILKIIPKRIATFRLCPSTKFHFLPPSTIQMNNSHGAIFIIDDGCQPKIELASKERNVIAATFTHFLLKNIGGSETFKDKQDFFYHEVRLVRKFHSNYYHEKLSLKVQRDKILESSMKATKNFSVSDWCGNFEVTFQGEQGIDWGGLRREWFELVCSALFDPRGGLFCTFHDKRQALVHPNPNRPPHLKLKHFEFAGKVVGKCLYESALGGTYRQLVRARFSRSFLAQLIGLRVHYKYFEQDDPDLYLSKIKYILETDLDTSDNLELYFVEEMYDQSGQLQKIVELIPNGAKVRVTNATKNQYLDALAQQRLCNNVREEIDSFLKGLNGIIPDNLLSIFDENELELLLCGTGEYSIADFRANHIVNGGSAEFRRVLGWFWAAVGNFSQTEMARLLQFTTGCSQLPPGGFQELNPRFQITAAPTFGNLPTAHTCFNQLCLPDYESYEQFEKALMFAISEGTEGFGMV; the protein is encoded by the exons GTATCTCGACACTCTCGAGCTGTGGAGATCCAGAGCGCCTGCCGGAGCTACCACCAGGAGATGAACAGCGTCTTCAGCGAGCTGCCTTGAATCTACAACAGAAATTAATACTTCGCGAGTGGCTTAAGGAGCATCGACTGCAGCATCATTATTCCAG ATTGGTTGCCATCGAGGTAACGGCACTGGAAGATGTGTACTGGCTGGAAGATTCCCGGGCGAGCCAAATCCTCGGCAAGGATTGGCCGATCTGGTCTAGCGCGCGACAAAAACTGCCAACCTCCAAAGCCAACCTGGAAGCCTTAAAAGCCGACCTGTGGTCCACGGTTGTGAAGTCGAGCCAGCATCAGGATGCTTGGACGTGGGGCGGTATGCTGGTCGTGTCGGTTTCGGTCGCCGGCTTGGTTACGCTGGCCGCCATGACACAGCCGTCACTCGCACCGGAAGCACGCCACTCGCTGTTACAGTACGTGACCGGGAAGTATCTGCTGCCGGCGAACTGTAAGGTGCACTGGGATTGGGCCGATCCGGCACGGGTCGGTGGCACGATGTGCTTTACCGTGCGGTTCCACCAGCGCAACGGTCAGGCATATCCCATCTGTGATACGGATCAGTTCTTCGTCGAGGTTACCGAGGGTACGCGCAAGATCGTCACGATCAGTGAGCTCGGTTCGCCGACCGATCCGAACAATGCCAACATAGCGAAGGTTAAGTTTACGGTGCGCACTGCCGGTCAGTACAAAATCTCGGTACTCATCGGGTCCAGCCATATCGCGGGCAGTCCCTTCGTCAAGACGTTCGCTCCGGGACCAATGGATGCGCGCCGGTCGAGACTGATCCGGCCGGCCAGTACGGTGGTATGCTGTGCCGGTGCGCCCACCTTCCTGCACATTGAGCCACGGGATGAGCACGGCAATACGTGCCAGTTTGAGACGGACTGTGACCCGATCAAGGGTTACAGCATCGACATCTTCGATCTCTACGGTAACCATAGTGATAAGTTTGGTAGTGCGGTCAGCTTCTCGTACGATAAGGTAAACGCACGCATTAGTCTTACGGCTCTGTTTCCTGAGCCGGTGTGCCTCCGGGCTGTGGTAAGCTACGAAGCTCACCCGATACCGAACGGAGACTTTGACATCATCGTGCTGAGCAGCAGCGATACAACGCTCGTGCACAAGAATATTGCCTCGCGCAAGCACAACATCTGCTATGAGGCCAAGCTCTTTAGCATTTACGGCCAGCAACGGTGGACCAAGCCCCGCAAAGTACTTTGTTACGTTGGACCGAAGCAAGTTACCATCAAGGAGATGATCCTTAAAATCATTCCCAAGCGTATCGCAACGTTTCGCCTTTGTCCTTCCACTAAA ttccattttcttccaccATCAACCATTCAAATGAATAACAGTCACGGTGCGATCTTCATCATTGACGATGGCTGCCAACCGAAGATCGAGTTGGCATCCAAGGAGCGTAACGTGATCGCGGCCACCTTCACACACTTCCTGCTGAAGAATATCGGCGGCTCGGAAACGTTCAAAGACAAGCAAGACTTCTTCTACCATGAAGTGCGACTT GTACGTAAGTTCCATTCCAACTATTACCACGAGAAGCTGTCGCTGAAGGTGCAGCGGGACAAAATACTGGAGTCGAGCATGAAGGCGACCAAAAACTTTTCGGTATCCGATTGGTGCGGTAACTTTGAGGTTACATTCCAGGGAGAGCAAG GAATTGATTGGGGTGGTTTAAGGCGCGAATGGTTCGAGCTGGTATGCAGTGCCCTATTTGACCCCCGTGGTGGTCTTTTCTGTACATTCCACGACAAGCGCCAGGCACTGGTCCATCCTAACCCGAACCGTCCACCTCATCTGAAGCTGAAGCACTTTGAGTTTGCGGGCAAAGTCGTTGGCAAATGTCTGTACGAATCGGCCCTCGGTGGAACCTACCGGCAGCTGGTACGAGCACGCTTCTCACGCTCTTTTCTGGCACAATTGATTGGGCTACGGGTGCACTACAAGTACTTCGAGCAGGACGATCCGGATCTGTACCTTTCGAAGATCAAGTACATTCTCGAAACGGATCTGGACACCAGTGACAATTTGGAGCTGTATTTTGTGGAAGAGATGTATGACCAAAGTGGCCAACTGCAGAAGATCGTCGAGCTGATTCCGAACGGAGCCAAAGTGCGGGTTACAAATGCTACCAAGAACCAGTACCTGGATGCGTTGGCACAGCAGCGTCTCTGCAACAATGTGCGCGAGGAAATTGATAGCTTCCTGAAAGGGTTGAATGGTATCATTCCTGACAATTTGTTGAgtatttttgatgaaaatgaattggAG TTACTTCTTTGCGGTACGGGAGAGTATTCTATCGCTGACTTCCGCGCGAATCACATCGTAAACGGAGGTTCTGCTGAGTTCCGCCGAGTTCTTGGTTGGTTTTGGGCTGCTGTCGGTAACTTTTCTCAAACCGAAATGGCACGTCTACTTCAGTTCACTACTGGTTGCTCTCAGCTACCTCCAGGAGGCTTTCAG GAGCTGAATCCTAGGTTTCAAATAACAGCAGCTCCCACATTTGGTAATCTTCCAACGGCTCACACTTG TTTCAACCAACTCTGCTTGCCGGACTACGAAAGCTACGAGCAGTTTGAGAAGGCACTTATGTTCGCCATCAGCGAGGGAACCGAAGGGTTTGGCATGGTCTAA
- the LOC125763381 gene encoding apoptosis-resistant E3 ubiquitin protein ligase 1 isoform X2, translated as MLVRCIKILVAVVLSLTFTISLSKLVLCIWNGWFNADAADYEIFASYPGAGRLGPSTTTTTSSSYAGGSRQRHTPTIVDEWLDHNQLGKYKQLFRDRGISTLSSCGDPERLPELPPGDEQRLQRAALNLQQKLILREWLKEHRLQHHYSRLVAIEVTALEDVYWLEDSRASQILGKDWPIWSSARQKLPTSKANLEALKADLWSTVVKSSQHQDAWTWGGMLVVSVSVAGLVTLAAMTQPSLAPEARHSLLQYVTGKYLLPANCKVHWDWADPARVGGTMCFTVRFHQRNGQAYPICDTDQFFVEVTEGTRKIVTISELGSPTDPNNANIAKVKFTVRTAGQYKISVLIGSSHIAGSPFVKTFAPGPMDARRSRLIRPASTVVCCAGAPTFLHIEPRDEHGNTCQFETDCDPIKGYSIDIFDLYGNHSDKFGSAVSFSYDKVNARISLTALFPEPVCLRAVVSYEAHPIPNGDFDIIVLSSSDTTLVHKNIASRKHNICYEAKLFSIYGQQRWTKPRKVLCYVGPKQVTIKEMILKIIPKRIATFRLCPSTKFHFLPPSTIQMNNSHGAIFIIDDGCQPKIELASKERNVIAATFTHFLLKNIGGSETFKDKQDFFYHEVRKFHSNYYHEKLSLKVQRDKILESSMKATKNFSVSDWCGNFEVTFQGEQGIDWGGLRREWFELVCSALFDPRGGLFCTFHDKRQALVHPNPNRPPHLKLKHFEFAGKVVGKCLYESALGGTYRQLVRARFSRSFLAQLIGLRVHYKYFEQDDPDLYLSKIKYILETDLDTSDNLELYFVEEMYDQSGQLQKIVELIPNGAKVRVTNATKNQYLDALAQQRLCNNVREEIDSFLKGLNGIIPDNLLSIFDENELELLLCGTGEYSIADFRANHIVNGGSAEFRRVLGWFWAAVGNFSQTEMARLLQFTTGCSQLPPGGFQELNPRFQITAAPTFGNLPTAHTCFNQLCLPDYESYEQFEKALMFAISEGTEGFGMV; from the exons GTATCTCGACACTCTCGAGCTGTGGAGATCCAGAGCGCCTGCCGGAGCTACCACCAGGAGATGAACAGCGTCTTCAGCGAGCTGCCTTGAATCTACAACAGAAATTAATACTTCGCGAGTGGCTTAAGGAGCATCGACTGCAGCATCATTATTCCAG ATTGGTTGCCATCGAGGTAACGGCACTGGAAGATGTGTACTGGCTGGAAGATTCCCGGGCGAGCCAAATCCTCGGCAAGGATTGGCCGATCTGGTCTAGCGCGCGACAAAAACTGCCAACCTCCAAAGCCAACCTGGAAGCCTTAAAAGCCGACCTGTGGTCCACGGTTGTGAAGTCGAGCCAGCATCAGGATGCTTGGACGTGGGGCGGTATGCTGGTCGTGTCGGTTTCGGTCGCCGGCTTGGTTACGCTGGCCGCCATGACACAGCCGTCACTCGCACCGGAAGCACGCCACTCGCTGTTACAGTACGTGACCGGGAAGTATCTGCTGCCGGCGAACTGTAAGGTGCACTGGGATTGGGCCGATCCGGCACGGGTCGGTGGCACGATGTGCTTTACCGTGCGGTTCCACCAGCGCAACGGTCAGGCATATCCCATCTGTGATACGGATCAGTTCTTCGTCGAGGTTACCGAGGGTACGCGCAAGATCGTCACGATCAGTGAGCTCGGTTCGCCGACCGATCCGAACAATGCCAACATAGCGAAGGTTAAGTTTACGGTGCGCACTGCCGGTCAGTACAAAATCTCGGTACTCATCGGGTCCAGCCATATCGCGGGCAGTCCCTTCGTCAAGACGTTCGCTCCGGGACCAATGGATGCGCGCCGGTCGAGACTGATCCGGCCGGCCAGTACGGTGGTATGCTGTGCCGGTGCGCCCACCTTCCTGCACATTGAGCCACGGGATGAGCACGGCAATACGTGCCAGTTTGAGACGGACTGTGACCCGATCAAGGGTTACAGCATCGACATCTTCGATCTCTACGGTAACCATAGTGATAAGTTTGGTAGTGCGGTCAGCTTCTCGTACGATAAGGTAAACGCACGCATTAGTCTTACGGCTCTGTTTCCTGAGCCGGTGTGCCTCCGGGCTGTGGTAAGCTACGAAGCTCACCCGATACCGAACGGAGACTTTGACATCATCGTGCTGAGCAGCAGCGATACAACGCTCGTGCACAAGAATATTGCCTCGCGCAAGCACAACATCTGCTATGAGGCCAAGCTCTTTAGCATTTACGGCCAGCAACGGTGGACCAAGCCCCGCAAAGTACTTTGTTACGTTGGACCGAAGCAAGTTACCATCAAGGAGATGATCCTTAAAATCATTCCCAAGCGTATCGCAACGTTTCGCCTTTGTCCTTCCACTAAA ttccattttcttccaccATCAACCATTCAAATGAATAACAGTCACGGTGCGATCTTCATCATTGACGATGGCTGCCAACCGAAGATCGAGTTGGCATCCAAGGAGCGTAACGTGATCGCGGCCACCTTCACACACTTCCTGCTGAAGAATATCGGCGGCTCGGAAACGTTCAAAGACAAGCAAGACTTCTTCTACCATGAA GTACGTAAGTTCCATTCCAACTATTACCACGAGAAGCTGTCGCTGAAGGTGCAGCGGGACAAAATACTGGAGTCGAGCATGAAGGCGACCAAAAACTTTTCGGTATCCGATTGGTGCGGTAACTTTGAGGTTACATTCCAGGGAGAGCAAG GAATTGATTGGGGTGGTTTAAGGCGCGAATGGTTCGAGCTGGTATGCAGTGCCCTATTTGACCCCCGTGGTGGTCTTTTCTGTACATTCCACGACAAGCGCCAGGCACTGGTCCATCCTAACCCGAACCGTCCACCTCATCTGAAGCTGAAGCACTTTGAGTTTGCGGGCAAAGTCGTTGGCAAATGTCTGTACGAATCGGCCCTCGGTGGAACCTACCGGCAGCTGGTACGAGCACGCTTCTCACGCTCTTTTCTGGCACAATTGATTGGGCTACGGGTGCACTACAAGTACTTCGAGCAGGACGATCCGGATCTGTACCTTTCGAAGATCAAGTACATTCTCGAAACGGATCTGGACACCAGTGACAATTTGGAGCTGTATTTTGTGGAAGAGATGTATGACCAAAGTGGCCAACTGCAGAAGATCGTCGAGCTGATTCCGAACGGAGCCAAAGTGCGGGTTACAAATGCTACCAAGAACCAGTACCTGGATGCGTTGGCACAGCAGCGTCTCTGCAACAATGTGCGCGAGGAAATTGATAGCTTCCTGAAAGGGTTGAATGGTATCATTCCTGACAATTTGTTGAgtatttttgatgaaaatgaattggAG TTACTTCTTTGCGGTACGGGAGAGTATTCTATCGCTGACTTCCGCGCGAATCACATCGTAAACGGAGGTTCTGCTGAGTTCCGCCGAGTTCTTGGTTGGTTTTGGGCTGCTGTCGGTAACTTTTCTCAAACCGAAATGGCACGTCTACTTCAGTTCACTACTGGTTGCTCTCAGCTACCTCCAGGAGGCTTTCAG GAGCTGAATCCTAGGTTTCAAATAACAGCAGCTCCCACATTTGGTAATCTTCCAACGGCTCACACTTG TTTCAACCAACTCTGCTTGCCGGACTACGAAAGCTACGAGCAGTTTGAGAAGGCACTTATGTTCGCCATCAGCGAGGGAACCGAAGGGTTTGGCATGGTCTAA
- the LOC125763381 gene encoding apoptosis-resistant E3 ubiquitin protein ligase 1 isoform X3 has protein sequence MYNMWAPESEINSIAFTNIRHSVSASSGISTLSSCGDPERLPELPPGDEQRLQRAALNLQQKLILREWLKEHRLQHHYSRLVAIEVTALEDVYWLEDSRASQILGKDWPIWSSARQKLPTSKANLEALKADLWSTVVKSSQHQDAWTWGGMLVVSVSVAGLVTLAAMTQPSLAPEARHSLLQYVTGKYLLPANCKVHWDWADPARVGGTMCFTVRFHQRNGQAYPICDTDQFFVEVTEGTRKIVTISELGSPTDPNNANIAKVKFTVRTAGQYKISVLIGSSHIAGSPFVKTFAPGPMDARRSRLIRPASTVVCCAGAPTFLHIEPRDEHGNTCQFETDCDPIKGYSIDIFDLYGNHSDKFGSAVSFSYDKVNARISLTALFPEPVCLRAVVSYEAHPIPNGDFDIIVLSSSDTTLVHKNIASRKHNICYEAKLFSIYGQQRWTKPRKVLCYVGPKQVTIKEMILKIIPKRIATFRLCPSTKFHFLPPSTIQMNNSHGAIFIIDDGCQPKIELASKERNVIAATFTHFLLKNIGGSETFKDKQDFFYHEVRLVRKFHSNYYHEKLSLKVQRDKILESSMKATKNFSVSDWCGNFEVTFQGEQGIDWGGLRREWFELVCSALFDPRGGLFCTFHDKRQALVHPNPNRPPHLKLKHFEFAGKVVGKCLYESALGGTYRQLVRARFSRSFLAQLIGLRVHYKYFEQDDPDLYLSKIKYILETDLDTSDNLELYFVEEMYDQSGQLQKIVELIPNGAKVRVTNATKNQYLDALAQQRLCNNVREEIDSFLKGLNGIIPDNLLSIFDENELELLLCGTGEYSIADFRANHIVNGGSAEFRRVLGWFWAAVGNFSQTEMARLLQFTTGCSQLPPGGFQELNPRFQITAAPTFGNLPTAHTCFNQLCLPDYESYEQFEKALMFAISEGTEGFGMV, from the exons GTATCTCGACACTCTCGAGCTGTGGAGATCCAGAGCGCCTGCCGGAGCTACCACCAGGAGATGAACAGCGTCTTCAGCGAGCTGCCTTGAATCTACAACAGAAATTAATACTTCGCGAGTGGCTTAAGGAGCATCGACTGCAGCATCATTATTCCAG ATTGGTTGCCATCGAGGTAACGGCACTGGAAGATGTGTACTGGCTGGAAGATTCCCGGGCGAGCCAAATCCTCGGCAAGGATTGGCCGATCTGGTCTAGCGCGCGACAAAAACTGCCAACCTCCAAAGCCAACCTGGAAGCCTTAAAAGCCGACCTGTGGTCCACGGTTGTGAAGTCGAGCCAGCATCAGGATGCTTGGACGTGGGGCGGTATGCTGGTCGTGTCGGTTTCGGTCGCCGGCTTGGTTACGCTGGCCGCCATGACACAGCCGTCACTCGCACCGGAAGCACGCCACTCGCTGTTACAGTACGTGACCGGGAAGTATCTGCTGCCGGCGAACTGTAAGGTGCACTGGGATTGGGCCGATCCGGCACGGGTCGGTGGCACGATGTGCTTTACCGTGCGGTTCCACCAGCGCAACGGTCAGGCATATCCCATCTGTGATACGGATCAGTTCTTCGTCGAGGTTACCGAGGGTACGCGCAAGATCGTCACGATCAGTGAGCTCGGTTCGCCGACCGATCCGAACAATGCCAACATAGCGAAGGTTAAGTTTACGGTGCGCACTGCCGGTCAGTACAAAATCTCGGTACTCATCGGGTCCAGCCATATCGCGGGCAGTCCCTTCGTCAAGACGTTCGCTCCGGGACCAATGGATGCGCGCCGGTCGAGACTGATCCGGCCGGCCAGTACGGTGGTATGCTGTGCCGGTGCGCCCACCTTCCTGCACATTGAGCCACGGGATGAGCACGGCAATACGTGCCAGTTTGAGACGGACTGTGACCCGATCAAGGGTTACAGCATCGACATCTTCGATCTCTACGGTAACCATAGTGATAAGTTTGGTAGTGCGGTCAGCTTCTCGTACGATAAGGTAAACGCACGCATTAGTCTTACGGCTCTGTTTCCTGAGCCGGTGTGCCTCCGGGCTGTGGTAAGCTACGAAGCTCACCCGATACCGAACGGAGACTTTGACATCATCGTGCTGAGCAGCAGCGATACAACGCTCGTGCACAAGAATATTGCCTCGCGCAAGCACAACATCTGCTATGAGGCCAAGCTCTTTAGCATTTACGGCCAGCAACGGTGGACCAAGCCCCGCAAAGTACTTTGTTACGTTGGACCGAAGCAAGTTACCATCAAGGAGATGATCCTTAAAATCATTCCCAAGCGTATCGCAACGTTTCGCCTTTGTCCTTCCACTAAA ttccattttcttccaccATCAACCATTCAAATGAATAACAGTCACGGTGCGATCTTCATCATTGACGATGGCTGCCAACCGAAGATCGAGTTGGCATCCAAGGAGCGTAACGTGATCGCGGCCACCTTCACACACTTCCTGCTGAAGAATATCGGCGGCTCGGAAACGTTCAAAGACAAGCAAGACTTCTTCTACCATGAAGTGCGACTT GTACGTAAGTTCCATTCCAACTATTACCACGAGAAGCTGTCGCTGAAGGTGCAGCGGGACAAAATACTGGAGTCGAGCATGAAGGCGACCAAAAACTTTTCGGTATCCGATTGGTGCGGTAACTTTGAGGTTACATTCCAGGGAGAGCAAG GAATTGATTGGGGTGGTTTAAGGCGCGAATGGTTCGAGCTGGTATGCAGTGCCCTATTTGACCCCCGTGGTGGTCTTTTCTGTACATTCCACGACAAGCGCCAGGCACTGGTCCATCCTAACCCGAACCGTCCACCTCATCTGAAGCTGAAGCACTTTGAGTTTGCGGGCAAAGTCGTTGGCAAATGTCTGTACGAATCGGCCCTCGGTGGAACCTACCGGCAGCTGGTACGAGCACGCTTCTCACGCTCTTTTCTGGCACAATTGATTGGGCTACGGGTGCACTACAAGTACTTCGAGCAGGACGATCCGGATCTGTACCTTTCGAAGATCAAGTACATTCTCGAAACGGATCTGGACACCAGTGACAATTTGGAGCTGTATTTTGTGGAAGAGATGTATGACCAAAGTGGCCAACTGCAGAAGATCGTCGAGCTGATTCCGAACGGAGCCAAAGTGCGGGTTACAAATGCTACCAAGAACCAGTACCTGGATGCGTTGGCACAGCAGCGTCTCTGCAACAATGTGCGCGAGGAAATTGATAGCTTCCTGAAAGGGTTGAATGGTATCATTCCTGACAATTTGTTGAgtatttttgatgaaaatgaattggAG TTACTTCTTTGCGGTACGGGAGAGTATTCTATCGCTGACTTCCGCGCGAATCACATCGTAAACGGAGGTTCTGCTGAGTTCCGCCGAGTTCTTGGTTGGTTTTGGGCTGCTGTCGGTAACTTTTCTCAAACCGAAATGGCACGTCTACTTCAGTTCACTACTGGTTGCTCTCAGCTACCTCCAGGAGGCTTTCAG GAGCTGAATCCTAGGTTTCAAATAACAGCAGCTCCCACATTTGGTAATCTTCCAACGGCTCACACTTG TTTCAACCAACTCTGCTTGCCGGACTACGAAAGCTACGAGCAGTTTGAGAAGGCACTTATGTTCGCCATCAGCGAGGGAACCGAAGGGTTTGGCATGGTCTAA
- the LOC125763381 gene encoding apoptosis-resistant E3 ubiquitin protein ligase 1 isoform X4, whose amino-acid sequence MYNMWAPESEINSIAFTNIRHSVSASSGISTLSSCGDPERLPELPPGDEQRLQRAALNLQQKLILREWLKEHRLQHHYSRLVAIEVTALEDVYWLEDSRASQILGKDWPIWSSARQKLPTSKANLEALKADLWSTVVKSSQHQDAWTWGGMLVVSVSVAGLVTLAAMTQPSLAPEARHSLLQYVTGKYLLPANCKVHWDWADPARVGGTMCFTVRFHQRNGQAYPICDTDQFFVEVTEGTRKIVTISELGSPTDPNNANIAKVKFTVRTAGQYKISVLIGSSHIAGSPFVKTFAPGPMDARRSRLIRPASTVVCCAGAPTFLHIEPRDEHGNTCQFETDCDPIKGYSIDIFDLYGNHSDKFGSAVSFSYDKVNARISLTALFPEPVCLRAVVSYEAHPIPNGDFDIIVLSSSDTTLVHKNIASRKHNICYEAKLFSIYGQQRWTKPRKVLCYVGPKQVTIKEMILKIIPKRIATFRLCPSTKFHFLPPSTIQMNNSHGAIFIIDDGCQPKIELASKERNVIAATFTHFLLKNIGGSETFKDKQDFFYHEVRKFHSNYYHEKLSLKVQRDKILESSMKATKNFSVSDWCGNFEVTFQGEQGIDWGGLRREWFELVCSALFDPRGGLFCTFHDKRQALVHPNPNRPPHLKLKHFEFAGKVVGKCLYESALGGTYRQLVRARFSRSFLAQLIGLRVHYKYFEQDDPDLYLSKIKYILETDLDTSDNLELYFVEEMYDQSGQLQKIVELIPNGAKVRVTNATKNQYLDALAQQRLCNNVREEIDSFLKGLNGIIPDNLLSIFDENELELLLCGTGEYSIADFRANHIVNGGSAEFRRVLGWFWAAVGNFSQTEMARLLQFTTGCSQLPPGGFQELNPRFQITAAPTFGNLPTAHTCFNQLCLPDYESYEQFEKALMFAISEGTEGFGMV is encoded by the exons GTATCTCGACACTCTCGAGCTGTGGAGATCCAGAGCGCCTGCCGGAGCTACCACCAGGAGATGAACAGCGTCTTCAGCGAGCTGCCTTGAATCTACAACAGAAATTAATACTTCGCGAGTGGCTTAAGGAGCATCGACTGCAGCATCATTATTCCAG ATTGGTTGCCATCGAGGTAACGGCACTGGAAGATGTGTACTGGCTGGAAGATTCCCGGGCGAGCCAAATCCTCGGCAAGGATTGGCCGATCTGGTCTAGCGCGCGACAAAAACTGCCAACCTCCAAAGCCAACCTGGAAGCCTTAAAAGCCGACCTGTGGTCCACGGTTGTGAAGTCGAGCCAGCATCAGGATGCTTGGACGTGGGGCGGTATGCTGGTCGTGTCGGTTTCGGTCGCCGGCTTGGTTACGCTGGCCGCCATGACACAGCCGTCACTCGCACCGGAAGCACGCCACTCGCTGTTACAGTACGTGACCGGGAAGTATCTGCTGCCGGCGAACTGTAAGGTGCACTGGGATTGGGCCGATCCGGCACGGGTCGGTGGCACGATGTGCTTTACCGTGCGGTTCCACCAGCGCAACGGTCAGGCATATCCCATCTGTGATACGGATCAGTTCTTCGTCGAGGTTACCGAGGGTACGCGCAAGATCGTCACGATCAGTGAGCTCGGTTCGCCGACCGATCCGAACAATGCCAACATAGCGAAGGTTAAGTTTACGGTGCGCACTGCCGGTCAGTACAAAATCTCGGTACTCATCGGGTCCAGCCATATCGCGGGCAGTCCCTTCGTCAAGACGTTCGCTCCGGGACCAATGGATGCGCGCCGGTCGAGACTGATCCGGCCGGCCAGTACGGTGGTATGCTGTGCCGGTGCGCCCACCTTCCTGCACATTGAGCCACGGGATGAGCACGGCAATACGTGCCAGTTTGAGACGGACTGTGACCCGATCAAGGGTTACAGCATCGACATCTTCGATCTCTACGGTAACCATAGTGATAAGTTTGGTAGTGCGGTCAGCTTCTCGTACGATAAGGTAAACGCACGCATTAGTCTTACGGCTCTGTTTCCTGAGCCGGTGTGCCTCCGGGCTGTGGTAAGCTACGAAGCTCACCCGATACCGAACGGAGACTTTGACATCATCGTGCTGAGCAGCAGCGATACAACGCTCGTGCACAAGAATATTGCCTCGCGCAAGCACAACATCTGCTATGAGGCCAAGCTCTTTAGCATTTACGGCCAGCAACGGTGGACCAAGCCCCGCAAAGTACTTTGTTACGTTGGACCGAAGCAAGTTACCATCAAGGAGATGATCCTTAAAATCATTCCCAAGCGTATCGCAACGTTTCGCCTTTGTCCTTCCACTAAA ttccattttcttccaccATCAACCATTCAAATGAATAACAGTCACGGTGCGATCTTCATCATTGACGATGGCTGCCAACCGAAGATCGAGTTGGCATCCAAGGAGCGTAACGTGATCGCGGCCACCTTCACACACTTCCTGCTGAAGAATATCGGCGGCTCGGAAACGTTCAAAGACAAGCAAGACTTCTTCTACCATGAA GTACGTAAGTTCCATTCCAACTATTACCACGAGAAGCTGTCGCTGAAGGTGCAGCGGGACAAAATACTGGAGTCGAGCATGAAGGCGACCAAAAACTTTTCGGTATCCGATTGGTGCGGTAACTTTGAGGTTACATTCCAGGGAGAGCAAG GAATTGATTGGGGTGGTTTAAGGCGCGAATGGTTCGAGCTGGTATGCAGTGCCCTATTTGACCCCCGTGGTGGTCTTTTCTGTACATTCCACGACAAGCGCCAGGCACTGGTCCATCCTAACCCGAACCGTCCACCTCATCTGAAGCTGAAGCACTTTGAGTTTGCGGGCAAAGTCGTTGGCAAATGTCTGTACGAATCGGCCCTCGGTGGAACCTACCGGCAGCTGGTACGAGCACGCTTCTCACGCTCTTTTCTGGCACAATTGATTGGGCTACGGGTGCACTACAAGTACTTCGAGCAGGACGATCCGGATCTGTACCTTTCGAAGATCAAGTACATTCTCGAAACGGATCTGGACACCAGTGACAATTTGGAGCTGTATTTTGTGGAAGAGATGTATGACCAAAGTGGCCAACTGCAGAAGATCGTCGAGCTGATTCCGAACGGAGCCAAAGTGCGGGTTACAAATGCTACCAAGAACCAGTACCTGGATGCGTTGGCACAGCAGCGTCTCTGCAACAATGTGCGCGAGGAAATTGATAGCTTCCTGAAAGGGTTGAATGGTATCATTCCTGACAATTTGTTGAgtatttttgatgaaaatgaattggAG TTACTTCTTTGCGGTACGGGAGAGTATTCTATCGCTGACTTCCGCGCGAATCACATCGTAAACGGAGGTTCTGCTGAGTTCCGCCGAGTTCTTGGTTGGTTTTGGGCTGCTGTCGGTAACTTTTCTCAAACCGAAATGGCACGTCTACTTCAGTTCACTACTGGTTGCTCTCAGCTACCTCCAGGAGGCTTTCAG GAGCTGAATCCTAGGTTTCAAATAACAGCAGCTCCCACATTTGGTAATCTTCCAACGGCTCACACTTG TTTCAACCAACTCTGCTTGCCGGACTACGAAAGCTACGAGCAGTTTGAGAAGGCACTTATGTTCGCCATCAGCGAGGGAACCGAAGGGTTTGGCATGGTCTAA